From Rutidosis leptorrhynchoides isolate AG116_Rl617_1_P2 chromosome 3, CSIRO_AGI_Rlap_v1, whole genome shotgun sequence, a single genomic window includes:
- the LOC139898225 gene encoding valine--tRNA ligase, mitochondrial 1-like isoform X2, with the protein MVEKKIMRERQSTRHDVGREKFVSEDHIVANSIYDSNDFEVGMRHKLEFINIQTDDGKINSYRGSECIGMPRLEARVAITEALKSKGLYKGEEKNEMRLSDCFRTNEVVEPMIKPQWL; encoded by the exons ATGGTGGAGAAAAAAATCATGAGAGAAAGGCAGTCGACCCGTCATGATGTGGGTCGAGAAAAGTTTGTTTCTGAA GATCATATTGTCGCTAACTCCATCTATGATTCAAATGATTTTGAGGTTGGAATGCGTCATAAACTGGAGTTCATCAATATTCAAACTGATGATGGGAAAATAAATAGTTATCGTGGTTCAGAATGTATAGGGATGCCTCGCCTTGAAGCTCGCGTTGCAATAACTGAGGCTTTAAAGtctaag GGGTTGTATAAAGGTGAAGAGAAAAATGAAATGCGGCTAAGCGATTGTTTTAGAACCAATGAAGTGGTTGAACCTATGATAAAGCCCCAATG GCTCTGA
- the LOC139898225 gene encoding valine--tRNA ligase, mitochondrial 1-like isoform X1 yields MVEKKIMRERQSTRHDVGREKFVSEDHIVANSIYDSNDFEVGMRHKLEFINIQTDDGKINSYRGSECIGMPRLEARVAITEALKSKGLYKGEEKNEMRLSDCFRTNEVVEPMIKPQWYVSCSSMAQEALRAITDDQNKKIDT; encoded by the exons ATGGTGGAGAAAAAAATCATGAGAGAAAGGCAGTCGACCCGTCATGATGTGGGTCGAGAAAAGTTTGTTTCTGAA GATCATATTGTCGCTAACTCCATCTATGATTCAAATGATTTTGAGGTTGGAATGCGTCATAAACTGGAGTTCATCAATATTCAAACTGATGATGGGAAAATAAATAGTTATCGTGGTTCAGAATGTATAGGGATGCCTCGCCTTGAAGCTCGCGTTGCAATAACTGAGGCTTTAAAGtctaag GGGTTGTATAAAGGTGAAGAGAAAAATGAAATGCGGCTAAGCGATTGTTTTAGAACCAATGAAGTGGTTGAACCTATGATAAAGCCCCAATGGTATGTCAGCTGTAGTAGTATGGCCCAAGAAGCTCTTAGAGCTATCACGGATGACCAAAACAAGAAAATCGACACGTAA
- the LOC139898225 gene encoding valine--tRNA ligase, mitochondrial 1-like isoform X3, with translation MVEKKIMRERQSTRHDVGREKFVSEDHIVANSIYDSNDFEVGMRHKLEFINIQTDDGKINSYRGSECIGMPRLEARVAITEALKSKALKMMVLQLDVQYQS, from the exons ATGGTGGAGAAAAAAATCATGAGAGAAAGGCAGTCGACCCGTCATGATGTGGGTCGAGAAAAGTTTGTTTCTGAA GATCATATTGTCGCTAACTCCATCTATGATTCAAATGATTTTGAGGTTGGAATGCGTCATAAACTGGAGTTCATCAATATTCAAACTGATGATGGGAAAATAAATAGTTATCGTGGTTCAGAATGTATAGGGATGCCTCGCCTTGAAGCTCGCGTTGCAATAACTGAGGCTTTAAAGtctaag GCTCTGAAAATGATGGTGCTCCAGCTGGATGTGCAGTATCAGTCGTAA
- the LOC139901795 gene encoding valine--tRNA ligase, mitochondrial 1-like, translating into MVPEVSKNAAPKVLHHHQATALFFMFIPLRTIFEQKDYLRNILKTTRTKWLENIRDWCISRQLWWGHRVPAWYVKLEDDEFTELEEEYSDSWVVARNETEAHEEANRKFPGKKFKLEQDPDVLDTWFSSGLFPLTVLGWPEDTQDLQTFYPTSVLETGHDILFFWVARMVMLGMKVSGDVPFKKVYLHPMIRDAHGRKMSKSLGNVIDPIEVIEGRTLEELNKRLEEGNLDPTELKKAKDGQKKDFPNGIPECGTDALRFALLSYTAQSGKINLDILRVNGYRQWCNKLWNAVRFTMTKLRDNYTPPTTIDPEKIPFICKWILSILNKTIQKTISSLESYEFSDASSAVYSWWLYQLCDVFIEVIKPYFYDDDVAMVSERGYIQDTLWVCLDTGLRLLHPFMPYVTGLRLLHPFMPYVTEELWQRLPEAKHYARAKSIMISDYPSVVESWTNETVESEMEMVECAVKSFRSIRANLPATVATRRLPGYAISRTDQKLADLLKRREMEIKTRANLSSLMVLSENDDADLAGCAVSKVNESLSVYLDPQGAIDVNK; encoded by the exons ATGGTCCCCGAAGTTTCTAAAAATGCTGCACCAAAAGTCCTTCATCATCATCAAGCTACTGCTTTGTTCTTCATGTTCATACCATTAAGAACAATTTTTGAACAAAAGGACTATCTTAGAAACATTTTGAAAACCACGAGGACCAA ATGGCTTGAGAACATTCGTGACTGGTGTATATCAAGGCAGCTTTGGTGGGGCCACCGTGTTCCTGCATGGTATGTAAAATTGGAGGATGACGAATTCACGGAACTCGAGGAGGAGTATTCGGACAGTTGGGTGGTTGCCAGGAACGAGACGGAGGCCCATGAGGAGGCTAACCGTAAATTTCCCGGGAAAAAATTTAAGTTGGAACAAGATCCTGATGTTTTGGACACCTGGTTTTCTTCGGGTCTGTTTCCATTAACTGTATTGGGCTGGCCTGAAGACACACAAGATTTGCAGACGTTTTACCCGACTTCTGTTCTCGAAACCGGGCACGACATTCTCTTTTTCTGGGTGGCTCGTATGGTGATGCTTGGCATGAAAGTAAGTGGTGATGTCCCATTCAAGAAG GTATATTTACATCCCATGATTCGTGATGCACATGGACGCAAGATGTCAAAATCGTTGGGGAATGTGATTGACCCGATTGAAGTGATTGAAGGAAGAACACTCGAAGAACTTAATAAGAGACTTGAGGAGGGTAATTTGG ACCCAACTGAACTAAAGAAAGCCAAAGATGGACAGAAAAAGGACTTTCCTAATGGCATTCCTGAATGTGGTACAGATGCCCTTCGGTTTGCTCTTCTCTCATACACAGCTCAG TCCGGTAAAATAAATCTGGACATACTACGTGTGAACGGGTACCGTCAGTGGTGTAACAAACTCTGGAACGCTGTCCGTTTCACCATGACCAAACTCAGGGACAATTACACCCCACCAACAACAATCGACCCGGAAAAGATACCATTTATCTGCAAATGGATACTATCCATATTGAACAAAACCATACAAAAAACTATATCATCTTTGGAGTCTTATGAGTTCTCAGATGCATCTAGTGCTGTATATTCATGGTGGTTGTATCAGCTGTGTGATGTTTTCATTGAAGTAATTAAACCGTATTTCTATGATGACGACGTGGCTATGGTGTCTGAAAGGGGTTATATACAGGATACGTTGTGGGTGTGTTTGGATACAGGGTTAAGATTGTTGCATCCTTTTATGCCTTATGTTACTGGGTTAAGATTGTTGCATCCTTTTATGCCTTATGTTACTGAAGAGCTTTGGCAACGTCTTCCAGAGGCGAAACATTATGCTCGTGCGAAGTCTATTATGATATCTGATTATCCGTCCGTTGTGGAG TCGTGGACAAATGAAACGGTGGAAAGtgagatggagatggttgagtgTGCAGTTAAATCATTCAGATCAATTAGGGCTAATCTTCCTGCAACTGTAGCAACCAGAAG actACCAGGTTATGCAATTTCTCGAACCGATCAAAAACTTGCAGACCTTCTCAAGCGCCGTGAGATGGAGATTAAAACCCGAGCCAACTTATCATCATTAATG GTTCTGTCTGAAAATGATGATGCTGATCTAGCTGGATGTGCAGTATCAAAGGTGAATGAATCACTTTCAGTGTATCTTGATCCTCAAGGAGCTATTGATGTTAATAAGTGA